From the Struthio camelus isolate bStrCam1 chromosome 19, bStrCam1.hap1, whole genome shotgun sequence genome, the window acctcccttcacTCTGTACCCTGAGGTAAAGGTGTGTAATTTTAGAAAAACTTACCAGCTTTTCTGAGCATGCCACAGCAGTTATGTAAGAGTGAGTACTAGTGAGTTACCAGTGCCTACACTGTAAACTGGGTATTTTGCCAAATGAAAGCCTACTTGGTTTCCACTTGTGAATATTTGAAACTATTGTTAAAGTCAGGTGAGAGGTATTTTTGTAGGATGAGTTAGGAACCATGCCCAAGCAAGAACCAGAATTAACTTTGTAGTACTAGCATAATCTTATGGTGAAACAAAGCCCGCTCTGCTTAGCTTATTAGAAACGTAAAAAGGTCTACTGAGATCATTATAGAAGTGCCATCACTGAAGGAAAGCACTGGGTATTGAAGGACTGTTTAACTAACTGGGAAAGTTGTAACATGAGCTAATGGCTGAAAGCAGTGCTAGAGAAAATGAGGTTAAGCTGCTTTTCAACGCTGAGGTTAATGGTAGCTGTTTGTTGTCATTCAGACAGTAATTCAGTCATGTCTGCTGTTGGACTCACTGCAGAGGCAACCGAATCAGATTTTTTTGGACTATATAAAGACAGTGGACTAGAAAGGCTAACGGCCTTTAGCATCCAGGAATATGCTTTTCTCCACAGTTAGGGAAGTATTGCAAACCCCTGACGCTTCCATGGGATGCAAGATGTTGTCTGGGATTCAGATTACAGGAGTTCTTGTCTGGCTTGCGTGCTGGACACACTCAGCTATCGCCATAATTCCAAGATGGCCTTTGTGCAGGAAGGTGTGAGGATGTGATTCTGaggtttttctctctctgtagatGACATCACACTAACGATAGATGGCAAGGATACCTATGAAGAAGTGAAGACAGCGGGACGATACAGGTAACCCATGGCCACTTTAATTTCTTATCCTATTTCGAGCAGAGTTTTGGGGAGTTTCTGCCCTGAAGAGAACTCAGATGAAACAGCTGTATTCAGGTCACACTTTCATTTGCTGTAATGTATCAGAGCTTTAGCTGCGCTCACAGTTTTGGCTTCTAGGAAGTGTTGCAGGCTAGCAGCTGACTGGCAGGGCCTTCCTGTCCCTGGTGATTGGCAGTTCTGGTCTTGAAGCCTCACTGGGAGTTATCTCTGTCGGGAAGGCTGTGCAAGGCAAGTTTTCCTCATATGGCCAGTTTCTGTGGGGTGAAAAAGATGCAGCGGCTCAGCAAACCAGTATTATATTCTATATGGAGAGCTGATAgcgggaagattttttttctcaggccATTCCCTAGTTTGGATTTATCAAGTTTCTCGGATGTTCCTGTGGTAATGGCAGTAAGAAAAAGGCATATGCTCCTACAACTTCTGCTTTATCCTTTGCTTGTCTCCCTGCAGGGAATGCAAACGCACCCAGGGTGTGTCCACTACTGACCTGGTTGGCCGCATGCTGCTCATGACTAAGGCTCACCACAGCAACATAGTGAGTCAGAAGGCTGTGGGCTGTGGGAGTTTGAAGCCTAGGACATAATTCAGCTCTTCCCTTTTGCTGTCGCAAATGGCAGTGGAGCTCCTGGGTCTGGCTCCTAGGTGCATGGAGAACTGGCAAGCTGATTGTGGGCAGTGGCAGCAGAATCCCCTGCTTATATTTGCTTAAGCCTGACCGAGATTACAGTGTAGATCCCATGCTGCTTTGGAAGAGAGTGGGGAAATAAAAGCTTTGATCTCTGATAATTGGTGCAGGCTTCAGGAATGTTATGGGAAATGCAGGCTAGCCCGTGGCTTCTCTGAGAGTGAAGTTACATAGTGCAGCCACATTGATCTAGTCCTTCACTTCTATCGGAATAGCAAAGTCCTGTTCTTACCCCTGAGCTGCATTTTTTTGCCTACTGCTGGCTCTGAGTCTCATCAGACCCTTCTTGAGTCTGCTCAGCTTACTGCACAGTAGAAAACCAACCtaaccaaagaaaaaagaaagtcattttctGCTGGATTAATGAGTTGAATCGACTTGGTATACAATCCAGTGATCTGCTGTGTGAAGGCATGGGATGGAAACACCTAGATAATAGCAGGGACAAGATGAGGGAGGAACAAGAGAATTTAGGGGGTGAGGGAGATCCTTCTTTTAGTGTGCTGAGCTGTTAGATTGGTTTAGCTGTATTACATAATTTCACACCAAGAGTTGAAAAATACCACAAGCTGTCTGCAGAGAGATCTGAGCCCATCTCCAGTGGCGTgtccttggaggagggaaggacaTTGCCCTCTTACAGGCCTGCATAGTTGAGGAAGGACATAGGTGTGCAACGCTATCAGCCCTGCAGGTTGGGCAACGCTATCAGCCCTGCAGGTTGGGCAAGAACCGCTGTCACTGTGCGGTGCCAGACTGGGATCAAATAGGGGCATGTTCCATGTGACTAATGCTGGGACATGACTGTGGTTTAGATATCAACTAGCTTATCAGCATTTAGTGCCAGGTAACAATGGTGTCCAGCCTGAGCATGGACTTCCCAGCACTTCTGCCGCACCCAAACATGTTGGCTGGTTGAGCTATGCGAGTGCttaaacattttcattctttACTCTCCCTGCAGGATGAAGACCTAGACTATCGGAAACACACTGACAACTTTGGGAAGGTAATTTTGTGAGTTCTGGGCTTGAATGTCTGATTGTTCCTCTCCTGGCCTGAGAAGGATTCCAGATGTGCTTTCGGGCCTGCATTGCAGGCTTGTCCTTTTCACATTTAGTAGTAAGCTCAGTAAATCTCTGCCACCCCTGTAAAGTAGCTACTGCAGTCAGTGAAATAGGCAGGTAGGGCCGCACAGGGCCAGCACACTGGTGGAGTGAACTCTGTTTTAGTGACATCGTAGATCTGCTGTACCCATTGAGCCTTTGCAGTTTCTTTGGCttgcttataatttttttttttttttgccacttccCTTGGGATCCAGCTCCCTACACTTCCCACCCAGGGATAGCCTCTGTGGATGCTCCTTTTAGTGCTGTGCATCAAGCCTGGGCAGCATTTATGCAGCAGGCATGTGGCTAGTGTGCAGTTCTGAACAGAATTCACATGCCTGGTCTTCAAATAGCTGAGCGCCCCTACTGGGGTTCTCTGCAGTTGTGTTCAGCTCGTGTCTTGGGCTGCCTCTAAAGAGCTATCTGATTCTCTCTTTCCTGGGTGTGGGATTGTCCCTGATTATCAAGACCCTGAGCAATTTCTTTGTTCACTTGGGTTTTCCTGGTTTTGCGGACCAGGCTGAATCATCCTTTTTGGTCTCCTACACGTTGGATTATTCTCAGCAGGCTTTAAGGGGTCTGTTGCACTAACGTGGCTGTTTTCTGGTTCTTGGATGTGGGGAGACATATCTAGGTACCAAATACTCTGCAAGGCTCCTGTCAGCTGAGTCCCCCTCCTATACACTGCTCTTTGTGTGGCATGCCCTGGTATTAGCTGAATTGTCTTTAGTCCCTTGAGTCTTTTGGAGCTGCTAGCATCGGGGGAGAACTGAAGATGCCGGAGCAGGTGATTCAGTGGCTGTTTCCAAAACTGCCACATGGCGGAGCTAAAACTCCATCTGCTGCGGCACCTGTGCTGGAGCTGGGATCTGGCTCTTTCTTGAGCTCTGGATGATCTCCCGGTAATCAGCTTAGCATACCATCTGTGCAGGTGAATGGGCAGGCAGCCTTACAACTCGAGAAGAGCGTATTCCTAGGAGGATGTGGGCAGGTTGTGCATTGTCTACTGGTTCAGTTAGTAAGCCCTGCCTCTCCTGGAAACCCTAGACTGTCCAGTAGCCCCCCTCCTTTCTAAACTTTCTTCTCAGCATCTCCTTACTCCTTACCTGCCTGCTTAGGGGATGATTAGACTGTGTCTGACAGAGTGaaaaggggtgtgtgtgagaTTGCTAAAATATTTAGTGCCAGGAAAGTAGGACATACAAGCTGCTAAGAGTTGTGATTCTTTCTAGCGAATTAAGGTATAGCCCTGCCTGTAGCTGTATTCTGGGGGGTATATGTATGTTGTCCAAATTCCCTCCTGAAGCCTGAAAGGGAgatgttgtttgttttcctaggGGCCAAAAGGTCGCAGTCCCTGGACTGGAGTCTCTCAGTTCCTGCAGACATCTCAGAAGATCATCCAGTTTGCATCTGGGAAGGAACCACAGCCAGGAGACACTATCATCTACGTGGCTGGAGCCTTCGACCTGTTCCGTATCCTTTGTCAAGCGAGTAGTGCTGGTCTGCTTGTCTGATATTCTCACATGTTTAGGCATCAGATTAGGATAtttgtctctcctttttttttcctgtaggtgtgtatgtatgtgagggaggaggcaggagtTCTTACTGGCAGTTTCTTAGCCAGTCACAGGATGCTGAGAAAAGAGCTACAGGTCCTCTGTAGAGAGGACTTGTGGCTGTTGGAGgacttcaggaaagaaaatggtTGGATACTCTAAGATCGTGCTCTAGTCCCTCTTGAGGACTGGCTGCCACAGATGAAGTGACTGCTATTCAGAAAGTGCAGGGCATTCAGAGTAGACACTTCCTCCTTGGGACTGTCTTTGAGGCACTGTGCCAGAGCACCTGAAATGGGTAGAAATTTTGGACAAAGGCAGCATTGAAACTGTAGAAGCTGAAGCTAAAAAGATGTCTGGCTTTTGCCCAGAACCTGTGGAaccagaggaagaaggaaggaactGCTCCTAGCACATAGGCAGcaagtaatataaaaataaaatccttgggTTTCCTATCTTCCACTGTGGTTTCCCAGTGCATTTGtttcctgcttcttctccttcatTCTCCCTGTTAGCTTCAGTTCCTTAAACAGATCGGCAGATATTGGGCATGTGGATTTCCTGGAGAAGGTTCACCAGCTGGCAGAAAGGCCCTACATCATTGCTGGGCTGCACTTTGACCAGGTCTGTATATGACATTGCCCAAAGCTTTGGCCCCCATGGCCACATTACCGCACTGACAGAGTAGTCTGGCATCTCTTCTTTCAGAAATAAGCAGACTGGGCTCTGGAAGCCAAGGAAAGGGATATGTTGGCCAATACAGGATTTCAGTGTCGGGAGGAAGTGAGGTGGAAGGGGTTGCTTTGTGTCTCTTCTAATGGTGGCTGGTGCTTTGCCACAGGAAGTAAACCGATACAAAGGGAAGAACTATCCCATCATGAACATCCACGAGAGAACGCTCAGTGTCTTAGCCTGTAGGGTAAGTATTAACAGCCCTATCACTCTTGCACTCTTCTATAAATTGCTTGGGAGTTGGTGTTGTCCACTCAGTAGCCAACAGTCTTGATATGATGTCTTTAATATACACTGAGAAGGCAAAATCAAGACTTTGGCTACCATAGGTCCCGGTGTGCTCCTGTGAGGAGTCACTGGGCTCATCTGGCATCCTGGCTAACCTGAGGTATGGAACTCTTTCATCTCTCTTCCACTGGCAACAAAAAGGCAGGATTCTTTGTAGAGTGCTGCTCTGCACTGCATTAAAGACGGCTATGTTCTTGCAGAAAGGGGAGAAAATTCCtggcaaaaagaaaatgtaaggagCCCCAGAAATGCTTGTCCTGAGCAATTAATCTTTGAATTTGCTGTGTACACGTTACCAGAAAGTGTATTTTTTAGTGGAAGAAAAAGGTGCTGTGTGACAAGTGCTGGATGGTAAACTCACTTTTCAGTTCCCTTATTTGAGTTCCTAAATTCATAACCAGATGAGCTGCTCAAGGCTGTTTAGGAGACAAGCTGGATTGTTTTTTTGAATCTGGACACTTTACCTGGTTTCTCTTCTAGTATGTCTCAGAAGTGGTGATTGGAGCCCCCTATGCCGTCACTGCTGATCTGCTGGATCACTTCAGGGTGAGAGTCTTCATGTATAGATAGATGTTCTCGAAGATGTTGGTAATCGATGTGCTGAGGGAACTGAAGTGGCGCAGGAAAACACAAGGGTATAGAAAAGAGATTGTCCTGCTCGTCGTGATTACAGGAACTCGGGAAGCATCGCTGAGCCTGATGCGTGAGGGTTGGCTTTGCTGATCTCCAGGCTACGCTGCGGTGAGGGCAGTGGTGGGGAAGATTCCTTTCATCTTTTGGAGGGAACATGATAATGTCAGTGATTTTGTACACCTTTCTAGGTAACACTTGTGTGCCATGGGATGACTGAGGTGGTGCCAGACAAGGACGGTTCTGATCCGTATGAGGTAAGCTGTCAGCTGCTGTCACCCATGCTTCCTGCTTTCTGCCTTTGTCCTCATTTGTGATAGATACAGCACGGCTCTAGTCATGTTCCCAAGCTGAGAATCTGTACTGCAGTGGATGCTAGCCAAGCAGTCCTTGGCAGGTGATTCTGTTTTTCATCCTTCCCTGAGGTAGATAGTTGGAGCAGAGCCTCTAAACCATTCACAACAGCTCCATTCTATtagtcactgttttgttttgcctgtttCTAATGCCTTCATGGCAGAGTGAGAAATCCTCTAATCTTTGTTCTGTGCCAGCCCTAGGCAGCCTTGCTCAGTTCCCATATATGTGAAGCTCTGCTTTCGGCAGTGATTTGTTCTGCTTCCTAGGAGATCACTTTGCATCGTGCCTGGCTGGGTGCCCATAGGACCTGTCATGACTTCTgctcagctttcttttactgagCTGTAAATCCAGAGGTCCTGCGTGTTTTTCCCAGCTGAGCCTGCTGTATTTGTTCATAGGAACCGAAGAGACGTGGTATTTTCCAGCTGGTGGACAGTGGTAGCAATCTCACCACAGACTTGATTGTGCAAAGAATCATCAAAAACAGGTTGGCTTTTTTCATCTCCCAGTCCTGTCACACGCTGTTCAGTGTAGCTTGTCTGAAGACGAATTGACACGATCAAACAGGAAGAAAGAGTTGTCTAAAGGCACAGAAGAGAGGGAATCAGTGGACAGGTCCTCTTCCTTCCACAGCTTTGTTTTGAAACTTTGGACGGGCTGCTTACATGTGGATTTACTGGACTGTACAGGAAAAGGAGTAGCTACACTGTACTATGCCAGAATGTCCTTCACAGCATGTGTtgtattatttttcctccctattaatgataaaatttcctttttgtaCTCTTGGGGATACAGCATTCCTTTACACTCAGAACTTTTCTCTTTTAGGCCTGAGACCTTCACCTTCAGTGATTTTTGACTCAGGCCAGTTGTAAAATTGAATTTGATATTGCAGCACTTAAGTCCCAGGACGGACTAAGCATGGTATAGCAGCATCTTCTGCAGAGGGGGGAATAAGCAGTGTTTGTACAATGCAGAAATTTATGAGTTCTGGAGTGATCATAACAGTTGTGAGAATGTGACGGATGCCACCTCTAGAAGAGGCGTGTGGGGGTTAATGATGAGGTTTCTGAAATACTTGTGGAACAAAGCAGCGTAGGAAAAGGCAGTTGCTCCCCTGTTCTGGGCTGGTTGTAGTCTCCTGGAGATACAGATGGATGAGAATCTCATGCAGTTCCCGAATTCTTGCAGGCTGGAGTTTGAAGCTAGGaaccagaagaaggaagcaaaagagCTGGCTGTGTTGGAGGCCATGAAGAAACTGGAAGAAGAGAAGCACTAGGCCAGCAGGGAACTGATGTATGGGTTGCAGAATGCTGCAGCCTCACCCTCCTCTGGAGGAGCAAAGAGCTTTTCCAGAGAGGACCCCTAAACAAGGACGCTGCTGCTGGCATGCACAGGATGTGTTGTCCCACCCTCGTCTCTCCTAGCTCCTCCTGCACTAATTATGCAGACGTAATGAGCTGGGATCCTGCTGCCTAGTTTTTCTTCCGTTAATCAGTCCCTGTTCCCTTTCCCAAGAGGAGatttgacaaaaaagaaaatgattttaattgTAACTAATGTTTTAACATGTTGATGTGCTTTTACCTTCTGCCATTTCTGGCTTTTAGTAGATGGGAAGTGGAGCAGCTCTCTGGGCCCCTTCTGCCCCATTCCAGGTTCTGCTGTCCTGATTGGCGTCTGCGTTTCAGAACAGCCCTTCGGTTGGTGGTATGGGCTGCTTTACAGACTGGAGAGAACAAGCTCCTGGGGGAAAAGGACATGGCACTCATAGTTATGCCTGTGAGCTGTTGGTTAGGGATGTTAGGCTGTCAGCGTGACTGCCGCTGGAGATGCTGACTGTGTCCTGTGCTGTAAGATTCCCCATGTTGACTCTTCTCCGCTGCTGCGTCTGTGCAAATACCAGACCCAAAGCTACTTCTGGTTTAACTGGATAAAGCCTTTTTCCAGCTGTGACTGGTGCCAGTGCATCATTTGTTTCCCCACTAATTGGCAGCAGCTCAGCGTCTGCTGAGAGGGGTGAGTGGCTAGTAGCAAGGGACCCTCAGTACTAATGGTTTCCCTGGTTAGTAGAGGAATTTCTCTGCATGAGGAGTGGGAATGTTGGGAGGGGCTGCCAAAGGCTCTTCCTGTTGCAGGATATGCAGGACCCAGTTCTACATGTAGACCATGCTCAGagctctgctggctgctgctgctggagttcACCTTGTGTCTGATAGGCGTTACCTAAGGGAGTTACCTTGTGAGCTGAAATTCCATCTCTGTTAAGGCTGAAATGCAGCATGTTCATCTCCTGTGGGAACTGATGGGGCCTGAAGAGGATGGGTCTGGGAGAAGTTAGGTGCTGGGCTGAGCCCTCTTCTGCCTCTTACATTCCAGGGTGCCGTGCTGGGTGTCTCGGGCCACTCCCTGCACTGTGCTGTATGTCCTTCCAAGctggttcttttctttcttctctgttgtacACTTCTGTTGCTGATCACTAATAAAATGTTGAAGAGTTGTGTGTCGGTCTCTTTGGGCCTTGAGTCCAGGCAGCAGAAAGCTGCCAGGCCTTTGGGTGAAAGTGGCTCCAAAAGTAGCTTTTCCCTAGGAGCTCTAGCTAGAATTCAGTGAGAGTTCACTAGAGGTATGAAAACAAACTATTTGCCCTTGGGCAGACTAGCCTCAGCTCTGGGAGAATGTTAAATGTGTTCTGGCACGTGGGTTAGAGATCACTGTGGAGCCAGAAGCCATTTGTTCTTTCCCTATGAGGagacttttttcctgaattcactgaagaattGACCTAGACAGTGCGAAGGGACCTTTGGTAGGCTGGTAGGCgatgttctgggggggggggggggtgtttcctATACTTTAAAGCTGCAGCAGAGTTTGCACAGGAAGGTCTGTGTCGCTGTAGTTTGGCAGTCACATAAACCATGGTGGGGTAGGGAGTTGGGAGGTGGTTTGAATACCTCTGCTGTGAACTTCGTCTCGTGTGACTCCGGGCGGTATGTGCAAGTGAACCCTGGAGgtctgttctgctgctttggatgGTGGCTCTGGTGTGGCAGTAGCTGTGCAGCTCTATCACAGAGTTGTGCGGAGAGTTCGCCTCTGTGTGATGGCTAATCCCAGATCTGGTGGTCGCATATTGGCATTGTGGAAATGAATGTGTCATCTGTGACAAGGTATTGTCTAGAGAGCCAAGACACCCATCTGTGTGGGAACAATCCCAGCCTGGGCatagggcaggaaggaggctggagAGCTTGAAAAGCCTCCTGTCTGCCCCCCAAAACGTACCTGGAGCCCCCTCGGGCACCTCTGACAGGACTGGCAGACCCATCTCTGGGCCGTGCGGACTGTGAGTGACCAGGGGTGCGAGCGTGCCTGCTTGTCCCAGGCTCCCCTGAGCTGTGCCTCTGGCTTCAGGTGCCTCGCAGCCCCGCTGCCGAGGCCCAGACGGGACAAGAGGGCCcagggaaaggccagcaggtccTCGCTGTGTGGACGTTGGGTCGCTGGGACAGGCTCTGTCCCAGCAGGCGTGGGGCTCCGGGCTCCCCCTTCCCTGGGGTGCCAGCAGGCTGCGCGTGGCTCAGAGGGGCAGCGAGAGGGTTCTGCCCCAGCCCAGTGCTGTGCTTTGCGGAGAGCCTCTCCTCGAGCACCTCTGTCTGGAGGAGCGGAAAGGGCAACGCCAGGGAAGCAAGTGAGtgaccctgctcctgctgctgtgctTGGTGGGAGGGGAGACGCTTCCACCCCAGGAAAAACACACCCGTCTTGCCCTCACCAGCTGGCTGCGGGGTGGTGGCTGCGATGAAAAGCCTCTTGCTGTGCTCCCTGCCGCGCTGGTGATGCTCCCCAGTCTGGGGACAGGATGCCTCCTTTCCAGTGGGGCCCAGCAAGTCCCCTCTCGTGTTGGTGCCCCTCCTGCTGGAGCCCTGCTCCTTCTCCCGCTTCTGCAGTGTTTTGCCCTGGGGCTGGGAAAGTTGGTCCTCACCCCTAAGAAGAACAGcaaatccctgcactgcccagtCCCGCCTCGAGTCCGAGGGCGGCCGAGAGCAAGAATGACCCCTCTGCTGCGCAGGGTCCCACTTCTGCGGCAAAAAGTAGAGACTGCAGCAGAGTtcgtaattaaaaacaaacaactcggCCACAGTGACAAATCAACCCTGGGCTGAGCATTTCTATGTAAAGGAGCTGCCTCTGGGCCCCAAACAGGTACAGTTGTTATTAAAAAATGACAgaactatttaattttttctctcaCAGCGCTCAGGTGCCTGCCCACTGGTATCACTTGTTTGCCTGGAAAACTTCAGCTTCGCTTGATCAGATGGAGCAAATTTTGCCTGGTGAAGCTGTTGTTCCTTGTGGCCTTACTGCCTTTTCTGAGCAGAAATCTTTTGCATTTGCTATTGCTCGCTCCAAGCGCCTCTGGGCCCTTCTCCTTCCACGCTTGTGTTCACTGACATCCTGTGAGCGCCAAGGGCCAAAGATTAACACAGTAAAGTAGGATAAAAGCTCATGAATTTCAAGTTTGTGACTTTGTTTACTgatgtcccccccctccccccccggcaaCTGCAGAAGCTCCAGAGTCTGGTTGCTGAGCCGATGCCTCGGCAGCCTCCCCTGTGCCGCACAGCGCAGCCAACACCTGATGATGCTCTAATTTGCTGGAAGGGTTGGAACAGGCTCCTTAATTAAATCTTGCAGGATGAGCCAGGTGCCGGTGCAGCTGTGGCCTTGTGCACTCgccctggctgcagccctgcagggatCCACGGAAAGGGCAATGCAGGCGCCTGCTGCCCCGGCCAGAGCCCGGACCTGGCTCCTGGCAGAGCGTCGCGCCCTGCACGCAGCCCCGTGTCCGGCTGTGCGCCCGCAGCCCCGAGGGACGCGGCAGCGGAGGAGCCGCTTGCCCAGCCTGGAAGTGGCACCGGCACGTTGTGGCTGCTGGCTGGAAGGGGCCTGTGCAGTGCTTGGCCCCCGAGGAGAGCGGAGGGGGAAGCTGCGCCcgtcgccgcggcccggcggtgATCAGCCCAGCGCTGCGGAGGTGCCCGAGCTCGGGGACGCAGCGCTGTGCTCAGCAGCAGGTGCTGGTGGCTCCGGCAGGCGCTCGCAGCCTGGGCATCTGCGCTGAcgcctgtccccgtccctggTGTCCCCTGGGCCTCCTGCAGCGTCCGGCTGGGCCACGCAGGGCGGGCGGGTTGGGATGGCGGCTCCTTGCCACGAGCACGGCCGGGTGCATGGGGCCCTGTGCCGGAGCTGGGGCGGTGGGGCGCAGTGTGGGCACGAGGGGCTGCGCTGTGGGGTGGTGCCGGGCAGGGTCCCCCGGGGCCGGTGGAGGATTGAACCCTGGCTCGGCTGCCGCTGCGCGGGGATGGCCatggcgccggggctgggggctgcccaaCCACGCAGGTGCTGCCGGGGCGGGAGGTGCGCTGTGGCGAGCACGGACGGGACTGGGTGGGCTCTGCCCGGGGAAAGGCTGGTCAGTGACAACCGCAAGCGATGTCTGTTGTatcagctgctgccctgcctgcgcAGGACCCTGGGCTGTGCCCTGCCGCTGGCACTGATGAGCATGGCAGCTCTCGGGGtgcaggttttggggggggtgg encodes:
- the PCYT2 gene encoding ethanolamine-phosphate cytidylyltransferase isoform X2 — protein: MLRNGAAGGGGAAAGGAAQRPVRVWCDGCYDMVHYGHSNQLRQARAMGDYLIVGVHTDEEIAKHKGPPVFTQEERYKMVQAIKWVDEIVPGAPYVSTLETLDKYNCDFCVHGDDITLTIDGKDTYEEVKTAGRYRECKRTQGVSTTDLVGRMLLMTKAHHSNIDEDLDYRKHTDNFGKGPKGRSPWTGVSQFLQTSQKIIQFASGKEPQPGDTIIYVAGAFDLFHIGHVDFLEKVHQLAERPYIIAGLHFDQEVNRYKGKNYPIMNIHERTLSVLACRYVSEVVIGAPYAVTADLLDHFRVTLVCHGMTEVVPDKDGSDPYEEPKRRGIFQLVDSGSNLTTDLIVQRIIKNRLEFEARNQKKEAKELAVLEAMKKLEEEKH
- the PCYT2 gene encoding ethanolamine-phosphate cytidylyltransferase isoform X1 produces the protein MVQAIKWVDEIVPGAPYVSTLETLDKYNCDFCVHGDDITLTIDGKDTYEEVKTAGRYRECKRTQGVSTTDLVGRMLLMTKAHHSNIDEDLDYRKHTDNFGKGPKGRSPWTGVSQFLQTSQKIIQFASGKEPQPGDTIIYVAGAFDLFHIGHVDFLEKVHQLAERPYIIAGLHFDQEVNRYKGKNYPIMNIHERTLSVLACRYVSEVVIGAPYAVTADLLDHFRVTLVCHGMTEVVPDKDGSDPYEEPKRRGIFQLVDSGSNLTTDLIVQRIIKNRLEFEARNQKKEAKELAVLEAMKKLEEEKH